The Acidobacteriota bacterium genome has a segment encoding these proteins:
- a CDS encoding protein kinase — translation MKQELWRRVEALFHAARARAPEARAAFLEEACGGDVVLRHEVLRLLSKEAQAASFLENPSCEFRGEVEALLAGDADDDAIPVTTPAAPARPVLEAGRRLGPYEIQSVIGRGGMGEVYKARDTRLDRTVAIKVLPPGLAADSGLPTSKTPWRTRFDREAKAIASLNHPHVCALHDVGDQAGLTFLVMEYIEGQTLADRLQGGLLPVDEALTSAIEMADALAAAHRQGVIHRDLKPANVMVTADGQVKVLDFGLAKHVGARFDIEQSAMTPTAPPPESDLTEDGAVLGTAAYMSPEQVEGATLDARSDVFSFGAVLYELLTGRRAFQGHSPISKMQAILRDTPVPVHRLRHDVPRALEAIVTRCLEKERDLRYPSGVELHEALAGCQAQMATRPGPWTLLRDRRLAVPALAIVVVSLAAVSWSLWGLSRVSWARRIALPEIARLIDEGRNAAAFRLVRRAERYLPNDPEIARLRVNHTRRASFQSDPLGADVRVRDYIDTGADAEWDNLGRTPLDAVAIPAGHLAYRISKPGYTTAEGYTASAVTSGVGRVSVKLDLEGTAPRGMVRVWGRMPIGKFWLDKYEVSNARYKEFVDRGGYGKAEYWKGPFVEGGRVIGWERAVARLTDATGRPGPATWQFGAYPRGQDDYPVGGVSWYEAAAYCESEGKVLPTVHHWQVAAHQGMFTTILETSNFGGRGPARVGSYAGLGPFGTYDAAGNVREWCLNASGDNRCILGGAWNDPLYLFQLSDARPPLDRSNGNGFRCAKYELEPPPELTGSVAVSLVAADRSGDRPVGDEIFQVYKALHAYDHGELDARVEAIDEGSPFWRQEKVSFRAAYGNERVTMYLFLPKNAVPPFQAVVTFPGTWALDLQSSARLESQWFDFFVRSGRAVVHPIYKGMYERTIGENYAACISKPNVWRELALQWHKDLGRTLDYLETRGDFDREKVAYHGLSLGTVQAPRLLALEPRLKAAVLFWGGFLHRVSAEVNPLDYAPRSTVPTLMVSGRSDPLFPESTSQIPMFRLLGTPDKDKRRLVVEGGHVAFNQEVVREVLAWLDKYLGPVRTR, via the coding sequence ATGAAGCAGGAACTCTGGCGGCGCGTCGAGGCACTGTTCCACGCGGCGCGCGCGCGCGCGCCGGAAGCCCGCGCGGCGTTTCTGGAAGAGGCCTGCGGCGGAGACGTCGTGTTGCGACATGAGGTGCTCCGGCTCCTCTCGAAGGAAGCTCAGGCCGCCAGCTTCCTGGAAAACCCCTCCTGCGAGTTTCGCGGGGAAGTCGAGGCGCTGCTTGCCGGGGACGCGGACGACGATGCGATTCCGGTGACGACACCGGCCGCGCCCGCCCGCCCCGTTCTCGAGGCCGGCCGGCGCCTCGGGCCGTACGAGATTCAGTCGGTGATTGGCCGCGGTGGCATGGGCGAGGTCTACAAGGCCCGAGACACGCGCCTCGACCGCACGGTTGCCATCAAGGTTCTCCCGCCGGGGCTCGCCGCGGATTCCGGCCTTCCGACATCGAAGACCCCCTGGCGCACCCGCTTCGACCGCGAGGCGAAGGCGATCGCCAGCCTGAATCACCCGCACGTCTGCGCGCTTCACGACGTGGGAGACCAGGCAGGCCTGACGTTCCTCGTGATGGAGTACATCGAGGGGCAGACGCTCGCCGATCGCCTGCAAGGCGGTCTGCTGCCGGTGGACGAGGCGCTCACGAGCGCAATCGAAATGGCGGACGCCCTGGCGGCCGCCCACCGCCAGGGCGTCATTCACCGCGACCTCAAGCCGGCGAACGTGATGGTGACGGCCGACGGGCAGGTGAAGGTTCTCGACTTCGGCCTGGCGAAGCACGTGGGCGCGCGGTTCGACATCGAGCAGAGTGCGATGACCCCGACCGCTCCGCCGCCCGAGAGCGACCTCACGGAAGACGGCGCGGTGCTTGGCACGGCGGCCTACATGTCGCCCGAGCAGGTGGAGGGCGCCACGCTCGATGCTCGCTCCGACGTCTTCAGCTTCGGAGCCGTGCTCTATGAACTGCTGACGGGGCGGAGAGCCTTCCAGGGGCACTCGCCGATCTCGAAGATGCAGGCGATCCTGCGCGACACCCCGGTGCCCGTCCACCGCCTTCGACACGACGTTCCCAGAGCGCTCGAAGCCATCGTGACCCGGTGTCTCGAGAAGGAGCGTGATCTCCGCTATCCCTCGGGCGTCGAACTCCACGAGGCCCTGGCCGGCTGCCAGGCGCAGATGGCCACCCGGCCCGGGCCGTGGACGCTCCTGCGAGACCGGCGGTTGGCGGTTCCCGCGCTTGCAATCGTCGTCGTGTCGCTCGCGGCCGTCTCGTGGTCGCTCTGGGGGTTGTCACGCGTCAGTTGGGCCCGGAGGATCGCGTTGCCCGAGATCGCGCGCCTGATCGACGAAGGGCGGAATGCCGCGGCGTTCCGCCTGGTCCGGCGCGCTGAGCGCTACCTGCCGAACGACCCGGAGATCGCGCGGCTCCGGGTGAACCACACGCGCCGCGCCTCGTTCCAGTCGGATCCACTCGGTGCCGACGTGCGGGTCCGCGACTACATCGATACGGGCGCCGATGCCGAGTGGGACAACCTCGGCCGAACGCCCCTCGATGCGGTGGCCATTCCCGCCGGGCACCTGGCGTACCGGATCTCGAAGCCGGGCTATACGACCGCTGAGGGATACACGGCCAGCGCCGTCACCAGCGGTGTCGGGCGCGTGAGCGTCAAGCTGGATCTTGAAGGGACCGCGCCGCGCGGGATGGTCCGCGTGTGGGGGCGGATGCCAATCGGGAAATTCTGGCTGGACAAGTACGAGGTCAGCAACGCGCGCTACAAGGAGTTCGTCGATCGCGGTGGCTACGGAAAGGCCGAGTACTGGAAAGGGCCATTCGTCGAAGGCGGCCGGGTGATCGGTTGGGAACGGGCCGTCGCGCGTCTCACGGACGCCACGGGCCGTCCCGGCCCCGCGACCTGGCAGTTCGGCGCTTATCCCCGCGGACAGGACGACTACCCGGTCGGCGGCGTGAGCTGGTACGAGGCGGCGGCGTACTGTGAATCGGAGGGAAAGGTGCTCCCGACGGTCCATCACTGGCAGGTGGCGGCACACCAGGGGATGTTCACGACCATCCTGGAGACGAGCAATTTCGGCGGGCGGGGACCGGCCCGCGTCGGAAGCTACGCGGGGCTCGGGCCGTTCGGAACCTACGACGCCGCGGGGAACGTGAGGGAGTGGTGCCTGAACGCGTCCGGCGACAACCGCTGCATCCTGGGCGGGGCGTGGAACGACCCGCTGTATCTCTTCCAGCTCTCGGACGCGCGCCCCCCGTTGGACCGCTCGAACGGCAACGGCTTTCGTTGCGCGAAGTACGAGCTCGAGCCGCCGCCCGAACTCACCGGGTCCGTGGCCGTGTCTCTCGTCGCTGCCGACCGCTCCGGTGACCGGCCTGTCGGCGACGAGATCTTCCAGGTCTACAAGGCGCTCCACGCGTACGATCACGGCGAGCTGGACGCAAGGGTCGAGGCGATCGACGAGGGTTCCCCTTTCTGGCGCCAGGAGAAGGTCAGCTTCCGCGCGGCCTACGGCAACGAGAGGGTGACCATGTACCTCTTCCTTCCGAAGAACGCCGTCCCTCCGTTCCAGGCCGTGGTGACGTTCCCGGGGACGTGGGCGCTGGACCTCCAAAGTAGCGCCCGGCTGGAGTCCCAGTGGTTCGACTTCTTCGTCCGGAGCGGCCGCGCGGTGGTGCACCCGATCTACAAGGGGATGTACGAGCGCACGATCGGGGAGAACTACGCCGCCTGCATCTCGAAGCCGAACGTCTGGCGCGAGCTGGCCCTTCAGTGGCACAAGGACCTCGGGCGAACCCTCGACTACCTGGAGACACGCGGGGACTTCGACCGCGAGAAGGTGGCGTACCACGGGCTCAGCCTCGGCACGGTGCAGGCCCCGAGACTGCTGGCGCTGGAGCCGCGCCTGAAGGCGGCGGTGCTGTTCTGGGGCGGGTTCCTTCACCGGGTCTCCGCCGAGGTCAACCCGCTCGACTACGCCCCTCGTTCGACGGTGCCGACGCTCATGGTCTCCGGTCGTTCAGACCCCCTCTTCCCGGAATCGACCAGCCAGATTCCCATGTTCCGCCTCCTCGGCACGCCCGACAAGGACAAGCGCCGCTTGGTCGTCGAGGGAGGGCACGTCGCCTTCAACCAGGAAGTGGTGCGGGAAGTTCTCGCCTGGCTCGACAAGTACCTGGGGCCCGTCAGGACCCGGTGA
- a CDS encoding MBG domain-containing protein has translation TITNAGADFTINPKVASVTPTVAGKTYGDVDPALTGTLSDFLAADNVTAVYARTAGETVAGSSYTINATLNPSGALGNYSITYNTAAFTIAKRLAAWTTNASGKTYGDADPAPLTTGSGSNFTAADNVTATYGRASGETVTGGPYPITATLSPAGVLSNYTITNAGADFTINPKVASVTPTVAGKTYGDVGKTYGDVDPALTGTLSGFLAADNVTAAYARTAGEAVAGSPYTISATLSPAGVLSNYTITNAGAAFTINKLAATWTTSPNSKTYGTADPSPLTTGSGTFLTADNISATYTRAPGNTVAGGPYLITATLVDPNGKLVNYEPVTNIGASFTISPANTTTTAPSINAHFGDPLVTLTANVKAGLPSTATVNEGSVTFVVTTTSGTVLATLGPVTVAAGAASASVTLGSSFVAGHYNVAVTYNPASVAPNFSAGGTTSGLTIDPAQTTLVITKPADTQYSDPVKLAATVSPTILNGQTISGSVEFFIAGVSVGSAAVNNAGVATKSGISNMRVPANYAVTAAFTSTNSNFTDSSGVGVVLTVTPEDARAVSTGLTSLSTPSTSTSNVSAKLMATVQDITGILLDPAYDGDLGDTRNARVTFVNRNQSNAPFPGCSDLTPTLIAPADLKTGVVSCVTTLTTGSADSATYEVGIVVTGYYTRNDSYDDFDVNVYKPGTGFLGGGGYLINTASVGVYAGTAGTRTNFGFNAKAKTPKVLQGHVNIIVRSRQADGRWKIYQIKSNAIDSLSITPGTVKGTGTGQFLSKATISDITNPLAPTSLGGNYQLQVTVFDNGEPGTSDTLAVALWDGSVLLFSSNWSGTPPKTVPQILAGGNLQAR, from the coding sequence ACCATCACTAACGCGGGCGCGGACTTCACGATCAACCCGAAGGTGGCGTCGGTGACGCCGACGGTGGCGGGCAAGACGTATGGCGACGTCGACCCGGCATTGACGGGGACCCTGAGTGACTTCCTCGCGGCTGACAACGTGACAGCGGTCTACGCCCGGACGGCCGGAGAGACGGTGGCGGGGAGTTCGTACACCATCAACGCGACGCTGAATCCGTCAGGAGCGCTAGGGAACTACAGCATTACCTATAACACTGCGGCCTTCACAATCGCCAAGCGCCTGGCGGCGTGGACGACGAACGCAAGCGGCAAGACGTACGGCGACGCGGACCCGGCCCCGCTGACGACAGGGAGCGGCAGCAATTTCACGGCGGCGGACAACGTGACGGCGACCTACGGCCGTGCGTCTGGCGAGACGGTGACGGGCGGGCCGTATCCCATCACGGCGACGCTGAGCCCGGCAGGCGTGCTGAGCAACTACACCATCACTAACGCGGGCGCGGACTTCACGATCAACCCGAAGGTGGCGTCGGTGACGCCGACGGTGGCGGGCAAGACGTATGGCGACGTCGGCAAGACGTATGGCGACGTCGACCCGGCATTGACGGGGACCCTGAGTGGCTTCCTCGCGGCTGACAACGTGACAGCGGCCTACGCCCGGACGGCCGGAGAGGCGGTGGCCGGGAGTCCCTACACGATCAGCGCGACGCTGAGCCCGGCAGGCGTGCTGAGCAACTATACGATCACGAACGCCGGGGCGGCCTTCACGATCAACAAGCTGGCGGCGACGTGGACGACCAGCCCCAACAGCAAGACCTACGGGACCGCCGATCCGAGTCCGTTGACGACGGGGAGTGGCACTTTCCTGACGGCGGACAACATCAGCGCAACCTACACCCGAGCCCCCGGGAATACGGTCGCGGGCGGGCCGTATCTCATTACGGCAACACTGGTCGATCCGAACGGGAAGTTGGTGAACTATGAGCCGGTCACCAACATCGGCGCGAGCTTCACGATCAGCCCGGCCAATACCACGACGACCGCACCGAGCATCAATGCGCACTTTGGGGATCCGCTCGTGACACTCACCGCGAATGTCAAGGCCGGCTTGCCGTCTACGGCAACCGTCAATGAGGGGTCGGTCACTTTCGTCGTGACAACGACGAGCGGCACAGTGCTTGCCACACTGGGACCCGTAACTGTTGCTGCCGGCGCGGCGAGCGCAAGCGTGACACTTGGATCGAGCTTTGTCGCTGGCCACTACAACGTCGCTGTGACGTACAACCCAGCCAGTGTTGCGCCGAATTTCAGCGCCGGCGGTACAACCTCCGGGTTGACAATAGACCCGGCGCAAACGACGCTCGTCATTACGAAGCCCGCAGACACTCAGTACAGCGATCCGGTTAAGCTGGCAGCCACCGTCAGCCCGACGATTCTCAATGGCCAGACAATCTCCGGTTCCGTGGAGTTCTTCATCGCCGGAGTGTCGGTTGGTTCGGCTGCGGTGAACAATGCCGGCGTGGCGACGAAGTCGGGAATCTCGAACATGCGGGTGCCCGCCAACTACGCTGTAACGGCTGCATTCACTAGCACGAACTCCAACTTCACCGATAGCAGTGGCGTCGGAGTTGTTCTCACCGTAACCCCGGAGGACGCGCGAGCGGTTTCCACGGGATTGACGTCACTGAGTACTCCTTCCACCAGTACCTCCAACGTGTCCGCGAAGCTCATGGCGACGGTCCAGGACATCACGGGCATCCTGCTCGACCCCGCCTATGACGGCGACCTCGGCGATACACGGAACGCGCGCGTAACGTTCGTGAACCGTAATCAATCGAACGCGCCGTTCCCGGGCTGCTCTGACCTGACTCCCACTCTAATTGCTCCAGCCGACCTCAAGACAGGTGTTGTGTCCTGTGTGACCACGCTGACAACGGGAAGCGCGGACAGTGCCACCTATGAAGTAGGAATCGTGGTCACTGGCTACTACACGAGGAACGACTCGTACGACGACTTCGATGTCAACGTGTACAAACCCGGTACCGGGTTCCTCGGCGGCGGCGGGTACCTGATCAACACCGCGTCGGTCGGTGTGTATGCTGGCACGGCCGGGACGAGAACGAACTTTGGCTTCAACGCGAAGGCGAAGACGCCAAAGGTACTCCAAGGGCACGTGAACATCATCGTACGAAGCCGCCAGGCCGACGGCCGGTGGAAGATCTACCAAATCAAGAGCAACGCGATTGATTCTCTGAGTATTACGCCGGGCACGGTAAAGGGTACTGGCACGGGACAGTTCCTCTCCAAGGCAACTATCTCGGATATCACGAATCCCCTCGCGCCGACGTCGCTCGGCGGCAACTACCAACTCCAGGTCACGGTCTTCGACAACGGCGAGCCCGGAACAAGCGACACGCTGGCGGTGGCGCTCTGGGACGGAAGCGTACTTCTGTTCTCCAGCAACTGGTCCGGTACGCCTCCCAAGACCGTCCCGCAGATCCTCGCAGGCGGTAACCTGCAGGCTCGTTGA
- a CDS encoding ECF-type sigma factor, producing the protein MAKWEDADLTAMLDAWKHGDQDALDRLVALVYAELRRIAHRQLWRRRPGDSLESVGLANEAYLRLVRAGGIGCENRVHFLALCAQIMRRIVVDHVRERASAKRGGGVTKLPIEEARLPAPGHGVELLELDEALEALARIDPRKSRLVELRYFGGLTIDEAATFLQVSPGTAKRDWLLAKAWLLAELSGDG; encoded by the coding sequence GTGGCGAAGTGGGAAGACGCCGATCTGACGGCGATGCTGGACGCATGGAAGCACGGCGACCAGGATGCTCTGGACCGCCTGGTTGCCCTCGTCTACGCGGAGCTTCGCCGCATCGCGCACCGGCAGCTCTGGAGGCGCCGTCCGGGCGACAGCCTCGAGTCCGTCGGGCTGGCCAACGAGGCGTATCTCAGGCTCGTGCGCGCGGGCGGGATTGGCTGCGAGAACCGGGTCCACTTCCTGGCGCTCTGCGCCCAGATCATGCGGCGGATCGTCGTGGACCACGTGCGGGAGCGGGCCTCCGCCAAGCGCGGGGGTGGCGTCACGAAGTTGCCGATCGAAGAGGCCCGGCTGCCGGCTCCCGGGCACGGCGTGGAATTGCTCGAACTGGACGAAGCGCTCGAGGCTCTGGCCCGCATCGATCCCCGCAAGAGCCGCCTCGTCGAGTTGCGCTACTTCGGCGGGCTGACCATCGATGAGGCCGCGACGTTCCTCCAGGTCTCCCCGGGCACCGCGAAACGCGACTGGCTGCTCGCCAAGGCGTGGCTGCTCGCCGAACTGTCGGGCGACGGGTAG